The Sulfurospirillum deleyianum DSM 6946 nucleotide sequence TGATTTATTGGGTTGTGAAGCGATTATGATGCTAGGATGTGAGGAGATGTTTACCATTTTATACACCCATCATATTCCTTTGTGTGATGTTCCGCATGAAATCAAAGCAAAAAAACTCAAACCTTTTTTACTCAAAGTCTATGAAGAGCTAGGGGAAGATAAAATCGCTGTCTTAGGACTGAACCCACATGCGGGAGATAATGGTGTCATTGGAGGAGAAGAAGAGGAGATTAAAAAAGCGATTGCAAAAGCAAACCACTTTTTAGAGCGTGAAGTCTTTATAGGACCTTTAGTTCCTGATATGGCATTTACCAAAGCCAATCGTGAGAAATTTCGCTACTTCGTCTGTATGTATCACGATCAAGGACTGATTCCACTCAAAGCACTCTATTTTGATGAAAGCATTAATGTAAGCCTCAATGCAGGCGTTGTTCGAACATCCGTCGATCATGGAACAGCATTTGATATTGCCTATAAAGATGCACATCCCTCAATACTCAGTTACGTAAATGCGATTAAAGAAGCAGTTAAACTCGCTAATGGAAAAAAATTACTTACATTTTAGAATCAGATAACGAAGAGAGTTTTACATGTAAAGATTTGAGCGTTTCTAAAGCGCTCTTTTCTTCGTTATTTTCAAGCGACATATCGTTATGCTGAGGTTTTTTATAGACCCTATCGTAATACTCCACTAAAAGCATCGCTACCACTTTTTCAAGGTCATGATGCTCATACGCTTCCAAAATCGCTTCTTTTATATTTTTTTGAATGTAAGGGGTGATTTTATACATCGCATGATAAAAAAACTCAGGGCTCATCGTTTGATAATCATTTAAAATACGTTGAATACGCTGTTCTAATGGCGCAAAAACTTCAACACGAAACCCTTGATGAATACGTTGATACAGCAGTGAAGGAATGGTACATCTACCCATTTTTTTACTTTCTGCTTCCACAAAAATATACGATTCTGGCGGCAATGCTCGAAGCCTCTCGTACAAATGATTTTCAAAACTCTTTTGGCTAGGCTGAATTCCTTTGATACTTCCAAAACTTGAACCTAAATGATTGGCAAGAGATTCAAGGTCTAAAGAAGAGGAGAGTTTTTGAAGCAACTCACTTTTTCCGCAGCCTGTATTGCCACCTAAGACAATAAAACGGTTGTGGGGCAAATGTTCTAAGTAATTTAAAACATGGTAGCGATAACGTTTATAGCCACCTTGAAGACGAAATACCTGATAGCCAATATGAGAGAGAATGATAGCCAGAGAACTTGACCTAAGCCCTCCTTTAGCACAATAAATACCTATTTTTGAACCTATTTTATAGGCTCTACCAATCTCCATTAAATGACGTGCAGCATTAAGGCAGATATAGTGTGCCCCTAAAAGCTTTGCATCGTTATGCGACACTTGTTTATAAACCGTTCCTACTTCATGATGTTCCGCGTCATTTAACGCATAATAATTAGAAGCACTAGGGATATGGGATTCATTAAACTCTTTAGGGCTTCGTGCATCAATAAGCAAATCAAAAGAGGATTTTTGCGCTATAAACGCCTCAATCTCTAAATCCTTTAGCATGAAAGATACTTTGGAATCAAACCTTTAAGATGTGTGTAGATTTTTTCAAAATCAGCCCCATAAACTCTGCTATCCGCAATGGTGGTAATAAAGTTGGTATCACCTAACCAGCGAGGAATCACATGATAATGAATATGTTCAGCAATGCCCGCTCCACCACTTTTACCTAAATTCATTCCTAAATTCACTCCTTGCGCTCCAATGCCCTCTTTTAAAAGAACAATACAACGCTGCACAATGAAAGAGATATGCATCCACACTTCAGGACTTAACGCTTCAACACAGTCAGTATGGTGGTGCGGAATTACCATAAAATGCCCAGGAGAGTACGGGTAACGATTCATAACAATAAAACAGTGTTCATCACGGTAAAGTACATGATGTTCTTCATCTTTTTGGGGATGGTTTGTAATATTACAAAAAACACATCCTTCTGGTTTTTCACTAAAATAAGCACTGCGCCATGGTGCGTACATATAATCCATCAATCTACCTTTTTTATCGCACGAAGAGAAGCTTCTATGTCATCTTCTCGCATAAAATACTCTCCAATTAAAAACGCATCTGCACCGACCTGACTTAGATGCTTAATAGTCTCTTTATCATTCAAGCCACTCTCTGCGACAATAATTTTATTTTGAGGAATCAGGGGCATCAGCTTTTCCGTTAAACTCATATCCATCTCAAACGTCTCTAAATTTCGATGGTTTATCCCGATAATATTAGCTCCCGCATACATCGCTTTGACTAAATCTTCTTTGTCATGTATTTCGACTAAAACTTCTAGTCCAAGTCGTAATGCATACTCCAATAAATGCTTAAGTTCAGTTTTACTCAGCGCTTTTGCAATCAATAAAATAAAATCAGCCCCATATACAAGCGCTTCTAAGATTTGATACTCATCAATAATAAAATCTTTACGCAACAAAGGGGTTGGAACATAACGGCGAATTTGAGTGAGGTATTCTAAGTTGCCTTTAAAATAGTGTGGCTCCGTGAGTACAGAGATAGCATCAGCGCCTCCAAGTTCATACGCCTTAGCAATCATCAAAGGGTCAAAATCCTCTTTAATAATTCCCTTACTTGGACTTGCCTTTTTGACTTCAGCAATAATGCGATAAGGGTTTTGTGGGGTCGCTTTCAGGTAGGGCTTTACATCACGAGGCATAAAAGGGTTGAAGGCAAGGCTTCTTCCCAACCAATCCATCGTGTACTCTTTTTTCTTTTTCTCTAAATCCTCACGTGTACGCTTAATAATCTCATCTAAAATCATTATTTTTTCTCTTCTAAACATTTTTTAATAGCATTAAGGTGTTCCAAAACTTCTTCTTCCATAATCGACTCACCCAACTCTTTGATGATTTCATACGCCTTTTCACATTGTCCAATCTTGTAGTATCCCCATGCCAATGAGTCAAGATAAAAAGGAGAATTGGGTTCCATTTTAAGGGCTTCTTGAACTAAACTAATCCCTTTTTCAATCTGCATATCATGGTCAATCAACAAATAACCATAATAGTTAAAATAGACCGAATCCCGTAAAACACTCGTCACTTCTTCAAATTTACTGGCAATCGACTGAAGCACTTCAGCCGTTAAATCATTCTTATGCAACTCATATTCATAAATAGCCATTTTTCCCAAATAATCAAGATTTTTACTCTCATTGTACAAACGCTCTGCCAATGTATAGGCATCTAAAAAACGTTTTTGTGTCGCATAAATGTGTAAAAGCATATCTTGATTGTAGGGAGTTTCTTGCAGAAAATCAATGGCACCTTTTGTATCTTTCATATACAACATCAATTCTATAATTTTTTTAGACAACTCTTCATTTTGATGCTCTTTATAGAGCTTTTTATAAGTTGCAATTAAGCCTTGTACATTGCGTTCTCGTCCATAAATCTCAATCAATTTAAAACACGTTTTATTGCCACAGCCTTCCATATTGGCATAAGTTTCTAAATGTGCGATAGCATCATCCCTACGATCCAAAAAGCGGTATTGTAACTCAACAATGTTAATGAGTAAATCCTCAGACTGTTCTTGTTTATAGGCACTTTCAAAATACTTAAGTGCTAGATCATACGCTTTCATTTGAAGGTATAAATTCCCAGCGATACTTAAATGTTGAACACTTTTATCGTGTGCGATGAGTTTTAAAATCTCTTTTTCTGCTTCTTCG carries:
- a CDS encoding tetratricopeptide repeat protein: MSRYYSLIVVLFLVVGCSTKEVVVLNETTKKVFEEEDNLILQALNYQQNGDYVNARKIYHLLYEQSQKKVYLMEDAGLAFVLGEPDASTLIQEGLQKYPDEKNFNRLWVGQLVKEKRYEEAEKEILKLIAHDKSVQHLSIAGNLYLQMKAYDLALKYFESAYKQEQSEDLLINIVELQYRFLDRRDDAIAHLETYANMEGCGNKTCFKLIEIYGRERNVQGLIATYKKLYKEHQNEELSKKIIELMLYMKDTKGAIDFLQETPYNQDMLLHIYATQKRFLDAYTLAERLYNESKNLDYLGKMAIYEYELHKNDLTAEVLQSIASKFEEVTSVLRDSVYFNYYGYLLIDHDMQIEKGISLVQEALKMEPNSPFYLDSLAWGYYKIGQCEKAYEIIKELGESIMEEEVLEHLNAIKKCLEEKK
- the pdxA gene encoding 4-hydroxythreonine-4-phosphate dehydrogenase; its protein translation is MKKIAISIGDLNGIGLEIALRAHDEVKKLCQPIYCINENMLGWGAALLGLDVPLDFEIRDCGKVFEIEAGVCSAEAGESSYDSFITAVALAKSNEVSGIVTLPINKESWAMAGLEYKGHTDALSDLLGCEAIMMLGCEEMFTILYTHHIPLCDVPHEIKAKKLKPFLLKVYEELGEDKIAVLGLNPHAGDNGVIGGEEEEIKKAIAKANHFLEREVFIGPLVPDMAFTKANREKFRYFVCMYHDQGLIPLKALYFDESINVSLNAGVVRTSVDHGTAFDIAYKDAHPSILSYVNAIKEAVKLANGKKLLTF
- a CDS encoding HIT family protein codes for the protein MDYMYAPWRSAYFSEKPEGCVFCNITNHPQKDEEHHVLYRDEHCFIVMNRYPYSPGHFMVIPHHHTDCVEALSPEVWMHISFIVQRCIVLLKEGIGAQGVNLGMNLGKSGGAGIAEHIHYHVIPRWLGDTNFITTIADSRVYGADFEKIYTHLKGLIPKYLSC
- the trpC gene encoding indole-3-glycerol phosphate synthase TrpC gives rise to the protein MILDEIIKRTREDLEKKKKEYTMDWLGRSLAFNPFMPRDVKPYLKATPQNPYRIIAEVKKASPSKGIIKEDFDPLMIAKAYELGGADAISVLTEPHYFKGNLEYLTQIRRYVPTPLLRKDFIIDEYQILEALVYGADFILLIAKALSKTELKHLLEYALRLGLEVLVEIHDKEDLVKAMYAGANIIGINHRNLETFEMDMSLTEKLMPLIPQNKIIVAESGLNDKETIKHLSQVGADAFLIGEYFMREDDIEASLRAIKKVD
- the mnmH gene encoding tRNA 2-selenouridine(34) synthase MnmH translates to MLKDLEIEAFIAQKSSFDLLIDARSPKEFNESHIPSASNYYALNDAEHHEVGTVYKQVSHNDAKLLGAHYICLNAARHLMEIGRAYKIGSKIGIYCAKGGLRSSSLAIILSHIGYQVFRLQGGYKRYRYHVLNYLEHLPHNRFIVLGGNTGCGKSELLQKLSSSLDLESLANHLGSSFGSIKGIQPSQKSFENHLYERLRALPPESYIFVEAESKKMGRCTIPSLLYQRIHQGFRVEVFAPLEQRIQRILNDYQTMSPEFFYHAMYKITPYIQKNIKEAILEAYEHHDLEKVVAMLLVEYYDRVYKKPQHNDMSLENNEEKSALETLKSLHVKLSSLSDSKM